The Corvus cornix cornix isolate S_Up_H32 chromosome 12, ASM73873v5, whole genome shotgun sequence genome includes a window with the following:
- the LOC104695766 gene encoding haloacid dehalogenase-like hydrolase domain-containing 5, which produces MRRALPPLRALLGAARPARLPAPRHSCGPAAERSGHSALSVLPSFGFLFDIDGVLVRGKTPIPAARTAFRKLVNSQGQFLVPVVFVTNAGNCLRQEKADQLSHLLGVPISQDQVMMSHSPLRMFKRYHEKCVLVSGQGPLLDIAQDLGFCQPITIDTLREKRPLLDAVDHDRRPSILSPSAVELPKIEAVVLFGEPVRWETSLQLIIDVLLTSGYPGNPYEQENYPHIPVLACNMDLMWVAEAQSPRFGHGTFMVCLENIYKKITGKELKYEALMGKPSRLTYQYAEHLIRAQALQRSWEQPIQTLYAVGDNLMTDVYGANLYNRYLEESSSKGSKARIQAKLAGGRGPATLPQDDEIGLRWEKELASAAAAHCRSVLVCTGVYNPHTEVPLDTRDSIAETVFHGHRDFRFDPGLVEPDHIVPDVDAAVDLVFQLENFAPN; this is translated from the exons ATGcgccgggcgctgccgccgctccgcgcccTGCTCGGGgccgcccgcccggcgcggCTCCCGGCGCCCCGGCACAGCTGCGGCCCCGCGGCCGAGCGGAGCGGGCACAGCGCg CTCAGCGTGCTGCCATCCTTTGGATTTCTCTTTGACATTGATGGGGTGCTGGTCCGAGGGAAGACCCCCATTCCTGCTGCCAGAACAGCCTTTCGAAAGCTGGTGAATTCTCAGGGACAGTTCCTGGTGCCCGTGGTGTTTGTCACCAACGCGGGGAACTGCCTGCGCCAGGAAAAAGCTGACCAGTTGTCTCACCTGCTGGGAGTTCCA ATTTCACAAGATCAAGTGATGATGTCCCACAGTCCTCTGCGGATGTTCAAGCGTTATcatgaaaaatgtgttctggtATCTGGACAAGGACCACTTCTTGATATTGCTCAAga CCTTGGTTTCTGCCAGCCCATCACCATTGACACCCTGCGGGAGAAACGCCCTCTGCTCGATGCAGTTGACCATGACAGGAGACCCAGCATCCTG TCCCCCTCTGCTGTGGAGCTTCCCAAGATTGAGG CTGTGGTGCTGTTTGGGGAGCCAGTCAGATGGGAAACCAGCCTGCAGCTGATAATAGATGTTCTGCTGACAAGTGGCTATCCTGGAAATCCCTATGAGCAGGAAAACTACCCTCACATTCCTGTGCTTGCCTGTAACATGGACCTGATGTGGGTGGCTGAGGCACAGTCCCCAAG GTTTGGGCATGGAACATTCATGGTTTGTTTGGAGAACATTTACAAGAAGATCACTGGCAAAGAGCTGAAGTACGAGGCGTTGATGGGCAAACCCAGCAGGCTGACATACCAGTATGCAGAGCACCTGATCCGAGCCCAGGccctgcagaggagctgggagcagcccatCCAGACCCTCTATGCTGTGGG GGACAATCTCATGACGGATGTCTACGGTGCTAACCTCTACAACCGCTACCTGGAGGAGAGCTCCAGCAAAGGCTCCAAAGCCCGCATCCAGGCCAAGCTTGCTGGTGGCAGAGGTCCTGCCACGCTCCCTCAGGACGATGAGATAGGCCTCAggtgggagaaggagctggcaTCTGCGGCTGCTGCCCACTGCAGGTCTGTCCTGGTCTGTACTGGGGTGTACAACCCCCACACCGAGGTGCCCCTGGACACCAGGGACAGCATAGCTGAGACCGTGTTCCACGGCCACAGGGATTTCAGGTTCGACCCTGGCCTAGTGGAGCCAGACCATATTGTGCCAGATGTGGATGCTGCTGTAGACCTGGTCTTCCAGCTGGAGAACTTTGCACCTAATTGA